The following coding sequences lie in one Populus nigra chromosome 15, ddPopNigr1.1, whole genome shotgun sequence genomic window:
- the LOC133673977 gene encoding GDSL esterase/lipase At1g29660-like, with the protein MESGLKALWVLSAVLLVSNWQPWTYGKAVPQVPCYFVFGDSLFDNGNNNYLNTPAKVNYLPYGIDFVTGASGRCSNGLNIADTIAEQLGFDSYISDFGIGSCTNFLDGVNYGSNGAGILDLTGYLTGELFTMNIQLYNHNITVSRIAKILGSEEVARKYLSQCIYVSDMGHNDYLNNYFLDDYNSSKLYTPEEYAQLLIETYETQLEKLYCSGARKIAVFGLIRVGCMPSNIQKNPNELDASSCAYKLNDDVQIFNHKLQKLLRKLNNRHSDAVFTYINSYEIDSDDQTNTGFTQTRKSCCEVESGSVPCKSLSFPCSNRSDYVYWDGAHFTEAKAWAFGKRAYKRQSPKDAYPYDISELVKLKLDDSDAYDINHAQL; encoded by the exons ATGGAAAGCGGGCTGAAGGCATTGTGGGTGCTGTCTGCGGTGTTGCTGGTGTCAAACTGGCAACCCTGGACTTATGGAAAGGCCGTACCTCAAGTTCCTTGCTACTTCGTCTTCGGAGATTCCCTGTTTGATAACGGAAACAATAACTACCTTAACACTCCAGCTAAAGTTAATTACCTTCCTTATGGGATAGACTTTGTTACTGGGGCTTCAGGAAGGTGCAGCAATGGTCTCAACATAGCTGACACCATTG ctGAACAATTAGGTTTCGACAGTTACATTTCGGACTTTGGTATCGGAAGTTGCACCAATTTTCTAGATGGTGTAAATTATGGATCGAATGGAGCTGGCATCCTTGATTTAACTGGCTATCTTACG GGAGAACTATTTACCATGAATATTCAGTTATATAATCACAATATCACGGTTTCACGAATTGCCAAGATCTTGGGAAGCGAGGAAGTTGCTAGGAAGTACTTAAGCCAATGCATCTACGTGTCTGATATGGGTCATAACGACTACCTCAACAATTATTTCTTGGACGACTACAATAGCAGCAAGCTATATACTCCTGAAGAATATGCTCAACTTCTCATTGAAACTTATGAAACTCAGCTGGAG AAACTGTATTGCTCAGGAGCAAGAAAGATAGCTGTGTTCGGACTTATTCGGGTAGGATGTATGCCGTccaacatacaaaaaaatcccAATGAACTAGATGCATCTTCATGTGCATACAAGCTCAATGATGATGTTCAAATTTTCAACCACAAGCTTCAAAAACTGCTCAGAAAACTTAATAATAGGCATTCTGATGCTGTGTTTACCTACATAAACTCTTACGAAATTGATTCTGATGATCAGACAAATACAG GTTTTACACAAACCCGTAAGAGCTGTTGCGAGGTAGAATCTGGTTCAGTCCCATGTAAATCTCTCTCCTTCCCATGTAGCAACAGGAGTGACTATGTGTACTGGGATGGAGCCCATTTTACTGAAGCTAAAGCTTGGGCCTTTGGAAAAAGAGCATATAAACGTCAGTCACCAAAGGACGCGTATCCATATGATATCAGCGAACTAGTTAAGCTGAAGCTTGATGATTCTGATGCTTACGATATCAACCATGCCCAGCTCTGA